The sequence TTTTCAACTTTGTGACGCTTCAACGCTTCGAGCACGACTTTGCCTTTTCCGGCATCGCCGGCGTCGATCAGGACGGACTTACCACCGGGCGCTAAAATCAGAGTCGCCTCACCTTCGACCGGGCCCACATCGAGCATAACGATCTTCAGTTCGCCTGTCGGTTTCGGCGGCTGTGTGCGCCACCAGGGCAATCCCCACTTAACGAATGCGAACGTACCGCCACCCAGCAGGAGCACCAGCACCGCAATCACACATCCGCATCCGCGAGTTGAACGTTTCATTTGAATTTGCGCCAAGTATAGTTCACTTCGGTTTGGAAGTCGGAGTTGCGAGCAGTGAAACTGTGATCCTGGAACAGAAAAATTCTGATGATTGCCGAGCGCTCCGCGTCATCCTCGCGCTTTTGTTGCGGGGAATAGGAACCTGAGCACCTTGTTCATTCTCAGTGCCCACGCAATATCTTCGTGCCTGGCCCGTTTGTCTTCGAAGTAATAAAGGTCTGAGTCGAGCGCCCAGCCCTTCTCAGTCAGCGCATCGCGCAACCGTCTCGCGTTTTTGTCCATCCCTGCGCCTTCCTCGGAACCCACATCGAGCCAGATACGCTGCTCGGGCTTGGCAGTTAACGACTTGACGCTGCGCAAGATGACGCCGCGATCCCACCAGACTGAGGGCGACATGACGGCCAGCTTGCCGAAGGTCTGAGGGTAACGCAGCCCGAGATGCATCGCCATAATCCCACCCAAAGAAGCGCCGCCCAATCCCGTGTGCGCGGCGTCCGGAAGCGTCCGATACTCGCGGTCAATGAACGGCTTTACCTCCTCGACCAGCATGCGACCTGTCTCTTCGCCCTTGCCTCCCTTACCTGAGAAGCGCGTGGGCGTGTACTCGTCCGTGCGATCTTCCCATGTCCCACCGTGTTCGACGCCCACGATGA is a genomic window of Pyrinomonadaceae bacterium containing:
- a CDS encoding alpha/beta hydrolase-fold protein; this translates as MANSNLKLARPVVAMVVLLLGCAYAPWGWAQKGQRTRQLPPHVRFHPDFKSQFLPKSRQLFVYLPPDYLTNEAKRYPVLYLFDGANSFVIWEVDETARLLIEAQLIEPLIIVGVEHGGTWEDRTDEYTPTRFSGKGGKGEETGRMLVEEVKPFIDREYRTLPDAAHTGLGGASLGGIMAMHLGLRYPQTFGKLAVMSPSVWWDRGVILRSVKSLTAKPEQRIWLDVGSEEGAGMDKNARRLRDALTEKGWALDSDLYYFEDKRARHEDIAWALRMNKVLRFLFPATKARG